AACCAAATACCAAGTTTGGCGTTGTATAATCCAGTATCGTGTCGCGTCTCAATTGTGTACGGAATTTCCATTTTCTATTGTTTGTTTTGTGGTTTGAAATCTTGTGCATCACCAGGAACGCTGTATTCGTATGCTTCGCAGTACACTTCGGGGACGGTTTCAAAATTACCGTGCGCAAGCGGAGGAGACGTTGTTGCCGTCCAGTCAAGGGTCGTTGCTTTCCAAGGATTAGTATCTGTTTGTTTTTCTTTACGTAGACTTATGAACATATTGATGATGAAAAATACTTGAAAAACTGCCATCACCCACGCGGCAATGGACATAACTTCGTTTAGGTACAAAACGTTTTGCGTATGAGCGTATTGTTGCCCTCCATCATACATTCTGCGTGCAACACCTTGTAATCCCTGAATGAGCATTGGAAAAAAAATAAAATTCATACAAACAAACGAACCCCAGAAATGAATTTTACCCAGTGTTTCGTTGAGAATTCTTCCTGTAATTTTTGGATACCAAAAATAAATTCCTGCAAACAGGGCAAAAATTGTTCCCGGCGCAACTACATAATGAAAATGTCCGATAACATAATACGTATCATGCAAGTGGATGTCCGAAGTTGACAATCCTAATGGTAATCCCGTGAGCCCTCCGATTCCGAACATAGGAAGGAACGCAAGAGCAAAAAGCATCGGAGTGTTAAATCGAATAGACCCGCCATACAAAGAGACAAAGAGTGATGATAAAATTACGATAGAAGGAACAGAAATAATCATCGTTGTTGTTTGAAAAAATGCGCTAATTTTTGTTCCCATTCCAGTGATATACATATGATGCGCCCAAACAATAAAAGAAATAAAACACAGAAAAATTATTGAATACACCATATACTTGTAGCCCCATAGTGGACGACGAGTATTGTTTGCAATAACTTCAGCAATGATTCCCATTGCGGGTAAAATTAAAACATAAACTTCAGGATGTGCAAGAAACCAAAATAAATGTTGCCACAAAATTGGTGTTCCACCGCCCGTTGCTGGAAATATTTGTCCGCTTACTACTAATCCACTCGGCATAAAAAAACTTGTTCCTGCAACTCTATCCATTAGTTGTAATATTCCTGCAACTTCGAGCGGGGGGAATGCAAGAAGTAAAAGAAACGAAGTGATAAATTGTGTCCATACAAAGAAAGGCAATCGCATAAAAGTTAAACCAGTAGCCCGCAACTGAATTATGGTTACAATAAAATTTACAGACCCTAACAACGATGATGTAATGAGAAATACCATTCCGAGCAACCACCACGTTTGTCCAGTTGTAGCAATATTTGCAAGTGGTGGATATGATGTCCATCCGGAATTTGCCGCTCCTCCAGGAACAAAAAAACTTGCAATCATAATAACTCCGCCAATAAAATAAACCCAATAACTTGCCATATTAAGTTTCGGAAAAGCCATATCAGGTGCGCCTATTTGTAGCGGCATTACATAATTTCCGAATGCACCTACTGCGAGTGGAACTACTCCAAGAAATACCATAATTGTTCCGTGCATTGCGCCTAATTGATTGTAAAATTCCGGCAGCATTATTCCTTCAGGCATTCGTTCTTCACCTGTTCCAAGATACCAGAACAAACCAGTCAATGCTATAATGCAAACTCCAACAACGGTGTTTAATTTTGGTTGTAATCCACCGATAAACATTATAATCACTCCTATTACTCCGAATGGAATTAAGAAGTTATATAAAGGAAATTGTTGTTCGGGATATGCAATTTGCCATCGCATCATCATTACTAACATGAAGCCGAGCAAAAGAAAAAGAAGACTTGTTATTCCATACTGAATACCAATAACTTTATGGTCGGTAGAAAATATATATTTCTTCCAAAAATTCAGTTCGCTATGTTCTTCGTGATGTGTTTTGTTATTTGATTGAGTAGTTGATTTCATATTTTAAATAATGGATAAATACTACCTCTTTCATTATCGGAATCAAACGTTATTTACTTTCGAATGTAAAATCAACAGACTTTGCTTCTTTTTCACCAACTTTAACTTTGATTGTTTGCTCCCCTAATTTTTCCTGCCATGCGACTATTTCATATTCGCCAGCGGGTAAATCTTTTATTTCGAAATTTCCTTTTTCTTCTGAAACGGAATAGTAAGGATGGTCAAGAACTCCAAAATACGAAGTCATCCAAGTATGAACCTCACATTTAATTTTTACCATCGTTTCTGCTTTCGAAAATGATTTCGTCATCTTCATTCCTTGTTTCGGTTGAGCGATATTAAATTGCGGACTGTTTTTCGGCAGTGCATGAACATTATGCAACGTAGCGTCGCTGTTCAAAATATCTAACGGTTGATTAACCATTATTCCTGCAACATGAGGTGTATACATACATCCTGCTTGATTGAGAGTTGCAGGAGTTTTCGGAGTTGGATATTTTTTCCCAGCAGGCAAACCGCTTTTTACATACACGAAAACCCACTGAAGTGTATTATTCGTATTTACTACGATTTGTTGTGAAAATACATCTTTTCCACTGTGAATTTTTACGCATTTCGGATCTGCATTCATTTTTATTTTTTCCGCTTTAGGAACAGAACCTTTAAAATTTATTTTTCCGGAAATAGTAGCCGCATTTGAGATTGAGAAAACAAAAAAGACTAATATTGTAATGATTGATTTCATAATTTTTCTTTTTTTTTATGCTTGTAGAGAATAGTTTGTTAGAAAAGTGAGTAAAAAATATAAAAAATAATTTTCCGTGCAAATTTTAGATAAAATTATCTTTTATGTAATTGATATACACGAAACTAAAAAATATGTTTCTTTGTGAAATAGTTTAACAAAGAACAATGTATTAACTTTTCTTACCAATGTTCCGGCATTCTGTATTGTAATATTGGCTGGTCGAATATTTCTTCTTTCAGCGCAGAAATCTTTTTCAGTGACGATTCAAAAAACAAACGTTCAAACAAACTCTTCCGCTCTGTTTCCTTTACGATGGCGGGTTCTTCTTGTATGTTTGCTGCATCTGCTGCAATTCGAATTGCGTCGTGATACGTTCCAAGCGTATCAACAAGTTTGTGCTTATATGCTTGTCTTCCAGAAAAAACTCTTCCATCTGCAATTTGCAACATTGTATCGTGAGCAATGTTTCTGTGTGTTTCAACTGCTTCAATAAACTGCTCGTGAATATCATTGGATAAGATTTGAAAATATTTTCGTTCTTCTTCCGTCATTTCCCGAAATGGATTTCCAATATCTTTTCGTGAGCCGCTTTTGATTGTGTTGTTTTCTATACCAATTTTGTCTAATAATTTTTTCATTTGCCAAAATTGTGAGATGACACCGATGCTGCCGGTTATTGTTCCCGGATTTGCAACGATTGTTCTTGCCCCACAGGAAATATAATATCCGCCGCTTGCCGCTACCGAACTCAACGAAACGATAACGGGTTTTTCTTTATCTGATAGTTTAACTTCTTCATAAATTTCCTGACTTGCTGCAACTCCTCCTCCGGGAGAATTTACGTGCAATACTATTGCTTTGATTGACACATCTTCGCGATATTTTTTTAGTTGACGAACAGTTTCCTCCGATGAATAAATTGGACCGATAACTTCAACAACGGCAATTTTTTCACCGCTTCCCGTAATTACTTCGTCCGTGAATTCGCTGCTTGTTGGTCCTAAAAATACTGTTGCTAAAAGCAATATGAAACCGAATGCGATTCCAATTAGCACAATAAAAATTCCTAAAAACCATTTTGTAGATTTCTGCATAACATTTCTCCAATAAATATTCGTTGAATTAAATTATGAAATAAAAAATAAAATGTAAAACAATGAACAAATATACTCATTGAATAACACTGCACTCATCACGCGGAAATTTTTTTTCACTGTTCACTGAACTATAAGTATATTTTGCCCGCATTTAAAAAATACTCAACGGCGCTATCGTCTAATGGTTAGGACAAGGCCCTCTCAAGGCTTAAATACGGGTTCGAATCCCGTTAGCGCTACCATTTGTTTCTCATTCATCGTTCCATTTCTTTTTGAATTAGTGAAAAAACCTCTTTCAACGGAAGATTGTTTTCTAACGCAATGCGCTTGCATTCTTCAAACTCAGGAAGCAATTTTTCTTTTCCTCCGGTAGCAACAACTTTTACTTTTATTTTTCCAAATGATGTTTCCACAATTCTCGAATCACGAAAAACTTTTTTCCGTCCGACATTTTGAATACGAACTCCGAGCGTTGTCGTTTCACGGAAAATAATTTCGGAAAGTTTCTGCACATCATTTTCACTCGCCATTACGGAAAGTAAAATTCCCGGTCGTCCTTTTTTCATAATAATTGGAACGAGGTACGCATCGTGCGCTCCGTTTGTAAGAAGTTTTTCAATCACGTACGGATACAATTCCGAATTCATATCGTCAATGTTCGTTTCGATTGTTACCACTTCATCCGCATCAAATTGCTCATTCAATTCACCGATAAAAATGCGTAACAAGTTTGGCGTATTCGGAATTTCTCTTTCCCCTGCTCCGTAACCAATCGCTTTCGAAATTATTTTTTCCTTTGGTAACATTCCGCTCGAAACAGTTTTCACAATCGCCGCTCCCGTTGGGGTTGTCAGTTCAAACGGAATGTCAGTGAGTTCTGTCGGATAATCTTTCAAAATTTCTACAACGGCAGGAACTGGAATCGGAAGTTTGCCGTGTGCTGCATTCACAAATCCTCCGTTGCCCAATCGTATCGGCGATGAAAAACATTTCTCAATCGAAAATTTTTCAAAACAAATTGCTGCGCCGACAATATCCACAATCGCATCGAGCGCGCCGACTTCGTGAAAATGAATATGTTCAAGCGATGTGTTATGCACTTTTGCTTCCGCTTTTCCTAATTCAAAAAAAATCGCTTTCGCTTTGTCTTTCACGTTTCCCGAAAGTTCGCTCGCATCAATGATTCGGAAAATATCCGCGAGATGACGATGATGATGTTCGTGCGGCGCAAGCACATCAATTTTTATGGCAGTGATTCCGCTGCGGACAAGATGTTTTCCTTGCAACTCCACGCCGCTCAAATGGA
This Ignavibacteria bacterium DNA region includes the following protein-coding sequences:
- a CDS encoding cytochrome C oxidase subunit I, which translates into the protein MKSTTQSNNKTHHEEHSELNFWKKYIFSTDHKVIGIQYGITSLLFLLLGFMLVMMMRWQIAYPEQQFPLYNFLIPFGVIGVIIMFIGGLQPKLNTVVGVCIIALTGLFWYLGTGEERMPEGIMLPEFYNQLGAMHGTIMVFLGVVPLAVGAFGNYVMPLQIGAPDMAFPKLNMASYWVYFIGGVIMIASFFVPGGAANSGWTSYPPLANIATTGQTWWLLGMVFLITSSLLGSVNFIVTIIQLRATGLTFMRLPFFVWTQFITSFLLLLAFPPLEVAGILQLMDRVAGTSFFMPSGLVVSGQIFPATGGGTPILWQHLFWFLAHPEVYVLILPAMGIIAEVIANNTRRPLWGYKYMVYSIIFLCFISFIVWAHHMYITGMGTKISAFFQTTTMIISVPSIVILSSLFVSLYGGSIRFNTPMLFALAFLPMFGIGGLTGLPLGLSTSDIHLHDTYYVIGHFHYVVAPGTIFALFAGIYFWYPKITGRILNETLGKIHFWGSFVCMNFIFFPMLIQGLQGVARRMYDGGQQYAHTQNVLYLNEVMSIAAWVMAVFQVFFIINMFISLRKEKQTDTNPWKATTLDWTATTSPPLAHGNFETVPEVYCEAYEYSVPGDAQDFKPQNKQ
- the sppA gene encoding signal peptide peptidase SppA; protein product: MQKSTKWFLGIFIVLIGIAFGFILLLATVFLGPTSSEFTDEVITGSGEKIAVVEVIGPIYSSEETVRQLKKYREDVSIKAIVLHVNSPGGGVAASQEIYEEVKLSDKEKPVIVSLSSVAASGGYYISCGARTIVANPGTITGSIGVISQFWQMKKLLDKIGIENNTIKSGSRKDIGNPFREMTEEERKYFQILSNDIHEQFIEAVETHRNIAHDTMLQIADGRVFSGRQAYKHKLVDTLGTYHDAIRIAADAANIQEEPAIVKETERKSLFERLFFESSLKKISALKEEIFDQPILQYRMPEHW
- the larC gene encoding nickel pincer cofactor biosynthesis protein LarC, translated to MNIAYFDTFSGISGDMTLGAFVSAGLPLDELSNEIRKLHLSGVELQGKHLVRSGITAIKIDVLAPHEHHHRHLADIFRIIDASELSGNVKDKAKAIFFELGKAEAKVHNTSLEHIHFHEVGALDAIVDIVGAAICFEKFSIEKCFSSPIRLGNGGFVNAAHGKLPIPVPAVVEILKDYPTELTDIPFELTTPTGAAIVKTVSSGMLPKEKIISKAIGYGAGEREIPNTPNLLRIFIGELNEQFDADEVVTIETNIDDMNSELYPYVIEKLLTNGAHDAYLVPIIMKKGRPGILLSVMASENDVQKLSEIIFRETTTLGVRIQNVGRKKVFRDSRIVETSFGKIKVKVVATGGKEKLLPEFEECKRIALENNLPLKEVFSLIQKEMER